A single genomic interval of Rhododendron vialii isolate Sample 1 chromosome 3a, ASM3025357v1 harbors:
- the LOC131319831 gene encoding histone-lysine N-methyltransferase ATXR6 isoform X2: MASLRRRTMAPKPRPVSSKSKREDSYTDTCCEECGSGESPSELLLCDKCDCGFHLFCLRPILASVPKGSWFCPSCSDHKKKPKSFPLVQTKIVDFFRIQRSSEPIQKISPDSRKRRKRTSILKVSKKRRKLLAFNPCEDPIRRLEQMASLATALTATGADFRNELTYVPGMAPRSANCAALEQGGMQVLPKEDMETLDLCKNMMERGEWPPLMVVFDPREGFTVEADRFIKDLTIITEYVGDVDYLENRENDDGDSMMTLISAADPSKSLVICPDKRSNIARFINGINNHTPDGKKKQNVKCVRFDVNGECRALLIASRDIPKGERLYYDYNGYEHEYPTEHFV; encoded by the exons ATGGCTTCCCTCAGGCGCAGAACCATGGCTCCAAAGCCTCGTCCTGTCTCTTCGAAATCGAAACGGGAGGATTCTTACACCGACACCTGCTGTGAGGAATGCGGCTCCGGCGAGAGCCCGTCCGAGCTGCTTCTCTGCGACAAATGCGATTGTGGGTTTCACCTCTTTTGCCTCAGGCCCATCCTCGCTTCCGTCCCCAAAGGCTCCTGGTTCTGCCCCTCGTGTTCGGACCacaagaaaaaacccaaaa GTTTTCCTCTTGTCCAAACGAAAATTGTTGATTTCTTTCGAATTCAAAGGTCTTCAGAACCAATACAGAAGATAAGTCCAG atagtcgaaagagaagaaagagaacaaGTATTTTGAAGGTgtcaaagaagagaagaaagttGTTGGCGTTTAACCCATGTGAAGATCCAATAAGGAGATTAGAACAAATGGCTTCATTGGCCACGGCATTGACAGCAACCGGTGCAGATTTCAGAAATGAACTTACTTATGTGCCTGGCATGGCTCCTAGATCAGCAAATTGTGCAGCTCTGGAACAAGGAGGAATGCAG GTTTTGCCTAAAGAGGACATGGAAACCCTGGACTTGTGCAAGAACATGATGGAGAGAGGGGAGTGGCCACCCCTCATGGTTGTTTTTGATCCTAGAGAAGG ATTCACGGTAGAGGCAGATAGGTTCATCAAGGATTTAACTATAATCACGGAGTATGTTGGAGACGTCGATTACTTGGAAAATCGTGAAAATGACGATGGCGATAGCATGATGACACTTATTTCAGCTGCGGATCCTTCAAAAAGCCTAGTCATCTGTCCAGACAAGCGTAGTAACATTGCTCGATTCATAAATGGCATCAATAATCACACACC AGATGGGAAAAAGAAGCAGAATGTGAAATGTGTGAGATTCGATGTGAACGGGGAGTGTCGGGCTTTACTGATCGCAAGCAGAGACATTCCAAAGGGAGAGAGGTTGTACTATGATTACAATGGGTATGAACATGAATATCCAACTGAGCACTTTGTTTAG
- the LOC131319832 gene encoding uncharacterized protein LOC131319832, translating into MEAEDRNPPTIYSVSSVDSPEFTRFTRALTRSSVIGLDAEWQPLRVHQPTFPTVSLLQIACRSAGDDDDSSVFLLDLLAIPLPSIYGLLKDVFVSPEVLKLGFRFKQDLVYLSSTFCSQGCDPGFDRVEPFLDITSIYNYLQHKQLGRKIPKQIKSLATICEEVLGISLSKELQCSDWSCRPLTAEQKAYAAEDAHCLLEIFKVFQIKVSKEGDSFGEVTELSFSHLDLGLKEILEKPNSCDKILRTKFSEALEIVRATTSSESSHRVLSARREVPDVSCMNTIPMDGSLLQIVQIHGDRILLKESDRKPKMSRKKGKRKPSESLICKERRSEKVDDWQGLPPWDLSLGGDGCPKFLCDVMVEGLAKHLRCVGIDAAVPYAKKPETRGLIDQAQREKRVLLTRDVKLLRHGYLLENQIYRVKSLLKNEQLLEVIETFQLKIIEDHLMSRCTKCNGRFVQKPLTTEEAVEAAKGFQVIPNCLFNKNLEFWQCMDCNQLYWEGTQYHNAVQKFIDVCKLNA; encoded by the exons ATGGAAGCCGAAGACCGTAACCCGCCCACCATCTACTCCGTCTCTTCCGTCGACTCGCCCGAGTTCACCCGCTTCACTCGCGCCCTAACTCGCTCATCCGTCATCGGCCTCGACGCCGAGTGGCAGCCTCTCCGTGTCCACCAGCCCACGTTCCCCACCGTCTCCCTCCTCCAAATCGCCTGCCGATCAGCCGGCGACGACGACGATTCATCGGTTTTCCTACTGGACCTCTTAGCGATTCCTCTCCCGTCAATCTACGGACTGTTGAAGGACGTGTTCGTTTCACCAGAGGTGCTGAAACTGGGGTTTAGGTTCAAGCAGGATCTGGTTTACTTGTCTTCCACTTTCTGCTCTCAAGGCTGCGACCCTGGTTTTGATAGG GTGGAACCCTTTCTGGACATTACAAGCATTTACAATTATCTACAACACAAGCAACTAGGAAGAAAGATACCGAAGCAAATCAAGAGCTTGGCAACCATCTGTGAAGAAGTGTTGGGCATCTCTCTTTCAAAG GAACTTCAATGTAGTGATTGGTCATGTCGTCCCCTTACAGCAGAGCAAAAAGCATATGCAGCTGAAGATGCACATTGTTTGCTTGAAATCTTTAAGGTCTTCCAGATCAAGGTTAGCAAAGAAG GGGATTCTTTCGGTGAAGTCACTGAACTTAGTTTCTCTCATCTAGATCTTGGGTTGAAAGAGATTCTTGAGAAGCCTAATAGTTGTGATAAAATCTTGCGGACCAAATTCAGTGAAGCTTTAGAGATTGTCCGAGCTACTACATCTTCTGAATCCTCTCATAGAGTACTTTCTGCAAGGAGAGAAGTACCTGATGTGTCATGCATGAATACCATACCAATGGATGGTTCGCTATTGCAGATTGTTCAGATACATGGTGATAGAATCCTATTAAAGGAATCTGACAGAAAACCTAAAATGTccagaaagaaaggaaaaagaaaaccttCTGAAAGTTTGATATGCAAAGAAAGGCGATCAGAAAAGGTCGATGATTGGCAAGGCCTTCCACCTTGGGACTTGTCCTTGGGTGGTGATGGATGCCCGAAGTTTCTATGTGATGTGATG GTAGAAGGCTTGGCAAAACATCTTCGGTGTGTTGGAATAGATGCTGCAGTTCCATATGCTAAAAAGCCTGAAACCAG GGGCTTAATAGACCAAGcacaaagagagaagagggtgCTTCTGACACGAGATGTCAAGCTTTTGAGACATGGATATCTATTAGAAAATCAAATATACAGAGTGAAGAGTCTTCTGAAAAATGAACAGCTGCTTGAG GTAATTGAGACTTTCCAATTGAAAATTATTGAGGATCACCTGATGTCAAGGTGCACCAAATGCAATGGTAGGTTTGTTCAAAAACCACTAACAACAGAGGAGGCTGTTGAAGCTGCGAAGGGTTTCCAAGTGATTCCCAACTGTTTGTTTAACAAGAATTTAGAGTTCTGGCAGTGCATGGACTGCAACCAACTCTACTGGGAG GGAACCCAATACCATAATGCAGTACAGAAGTTCATCGACGTTTGCAAGCTAAATGCGTAA
- the LOC131319831 gene encoding histone-lysine N-methyltransferase ATXR6 isoform X1 has protein sequence MASLRRRTMAPKPRPVSSKSKREDSYTDTCCEECGSGESPSELLLCDKCDCGFHLFCLRPILASVPKGSWFCPSCSDHKKKPKSFPLVQTKIVDFFRIQRSSEPIQKISPGTDSRKRRKRTSILKVSKKRRKLLAFNPCEDPIRRLEQMASLATALTATGADFRNELTYVPGMAPRSANCAALEQGGMQVLPKEDMETLDLCKNMMERGEWPPLMVVFDPREGFTVEADRFIKDLTIITEYVGDVDYLENRENDDGDSMMTLISAADPSKSLVICPDKRSNIARFINGINNHTPDGKKKQNVKCVRFDVNGECRALLIASRDIPKGERLYYDYNGYEHEYPTEHFV, from the exons ATGGCTTCCCTCAGGCGCAGAACCATGGCTCCAAAGCCTCGTCCTGTCTCTTCGAAATCGAAACGGGAGGATTCTTACACCGACACCTGCTGTGAGGAATGCGGCTCCGGCGAGAGCCCGTCCGAGCTGCTTCTCTGCGACAAATGCGATTGTGGGTTTCACCTCTTTTGCCTCAGGCCCATCCTCGCTTCCGTCCCCAAAGGCTCCTGGTTCTGCCCCTCGTGTTCGGACCacaagaaaaaacccaaaa GTTTTCCTCTTGTCCAAACGAAAATTGTTGATTTCTTTCGAATTCAAAGGTCTTCAGAACCAATACAGAAGATAAGTCCAGGTACAG atagtcgaaagagaagaaagagaacaaGTATTTTGAAGGTgtcaaagaagagaagaaagttGTTGGCGTTTAACCCATGTGAAGATCCAATAAGGAGATTAGAACAAATGGCTTCATTGGCCACGGCATTGACAGCAACCGGTGCAGATTTCAGAAATGAACTTACTTATGTGCCTGGCATGGCTCCTAGATCAGCAAATTGTGCAGCTCTGGAACAAGGAGGAATGCAG GTTTTGCCTAAAGAGGACATGGAAACCCTGGACTTGTGCAAGAACATGATGGAGAGAGGGGAGTGGCCACCCCTCATGGTTGTTTTTGATCCTAGAGAAGG ATTCACGGTAGAGGCAGATAGGTTCATCAAGGATTTAACTATAATCACGGAGTATGTTGGAGACGTCGATTACTTGGAAAATCGTGAAAATGACGATGGCGATAGCATGATGACACTTATTTCAGCTGCGGATCCTTCAAAAAGCCTAGTCATCTGTCCAGACAAGCGTAGTAACATTGCTCGATTCATAAATGGCATCAATAATCACACACC AGATGGGAAAAAGAAGCAGAATGTGAAATGTGTGAGATTCGATGTGAACGGGGAGTGTCGGGCTTTACTGATCGCAAGCAGAGACATTCCAAAGGGAGAGAGGTTGTACTATGATTACAATGGGTATGAACATGAATATCCAACTGAGCACTTTGTTTAG